A genome region from Littorina saxatilis isolate snail1 linkage group LG16, US_GU_Lsax_2.0, whole genome shotgun sequence includes the following:
- the LOC138950546 gene encoding sodium-dependent proline transporter-like, which produces MSDGIAPWNPLQFIVICSFTAFTTFFIPPETGLSLVAVFVTLVGLCVPALFIQIKLGGYLQKGIVGIFSMFFPIWKGVGIAALLDLLLRIASFAPLVAQFGTYAFIAISDSNYVWGSCQNLQLKALDEGCMGEESFSILPQNIHRPEELFYKYEFLQLTKDPTDIEGFPQWRFTEIARKAEVSLMPVTLAIVWVLVFLFVGFGGRVCGWILFILGPAAVSCLLAVLGYGYANLNTDNAKDFLARHYKIYFLNKDQILKDWTKGFQLVMYSLPIWTAIAPTMGRMCGRGRKIRNIGWLLLIIMYAIVSQLPPIAMAPYISNMIYQNNPYVAYTVGPNLMLWLMPAAFTSLGVPPIYAFIFFLSAFIFSLMYLCIGCLTIVDNIVVGLEGWIERKACSKVAVHLLVTFFVMCIAKALGIIHTTKAGLYYSILLDRCMYQLRFVLILLLALGLLVVYVKQNFALLERVMMAFWFGSSALTCAGLWFYTLMNSEDGGFLYPTTEKSKFSKQWNIVGWAIAALPFIGIPIGALHACYSACGSGAPVCSKLCCGITERVREHQFDQLPPPPPPEPTAPPYMYTYMDNAYPLDDTYKMEYDPPETEPLRPHNSQTRI; this is translated from the exons ATGTCGGACGGTATTGCTCCCTGGAACCCCCTGCAGTTCATCGTCATCTGCAGTTTTACTGCCTTCACCACCTTCTTCATCCCCCCTGAGA CGGGTCTGTCTCTGGTGGCGGTGTTTGTGACGCTGGTGGGACTGTGTGTACCTGCCCTCTTCATCCAGATCAAACTCGGCGGCTACCTGCAGAAGGGCATTGTGGGTATCTTCTCCATGTTCTTCCCCATCTGGAAGG GTGTGGGGATAGCAGCATTGCTGGACTTGCTACTGAGGATTGCATCCTTTGCCCCCCTGGTGGCCCAGTTTGGAACCTACGCCTTCATCGCCATCTCCGACAGCAACTACGTGTGGGGGTCATGTCAGAACCTACAGCTCAAGGCTTTGGACGAGGGCTGCATGGGGGAAGAGAGTTTCAG tattctcccACAAAACATCCACAGGCCAGAGGAACTCTTTTACAA GTACGAGTTTCTGCAGCTGACCAAAGACCCGACCGACATAGAGGGATTTCCACAGTGGCGCTTTACGGAGATCGCTCGCAAGGCCGAGGTCTCTCTGATGCCCGTCACACTGGCCATCGTCTGGGTTCTCGTCTTTCTCTTCGTCGGCTTTGGCGGCCGCGTTTGTGGATGG ATCCTGTTCATACTAGGTCCGGCGGCCGTGTCCTGTCTCCTGGCTGTCCTAGGCTATGGCTACGCCAACCTGAACACGGACAACGCCAAGGACTTCCTGGCGCGGCACTACAAGATCTACTTCCTGAACAAGGACCAGATCCTCAAGGACTGGACCAAGGGCTTCCAGCTGGTCATGTACAGTCTGCCCATCTGGACCGCCATCGCCCCGACCATGGGACGCATGTGCGGCAGAGGCCGGAAGATCAGGAATAT AGGCTGGCTGCTTCTCATCATCATGTATGCCATCGTCAGTCAGTTGCCGCCCATCGCCATGGCGCCCTACATCTCCAACATGATCTACCAGAACAATCCTTATGTGGCGT ATACGGTGGGCCCCAATCTGATGCTGTGGTTGATGCCtgcagcgtttacctcccttggcGTTCCTCCTATCTACGCGTTCATCTTCTTCCTCTCAGCGTTTATCTTCTCACTCATGTATCTG TGTATCGGGTGTCTGACCATCGTGGACAACATCGTAGTGGGGCTGGAGGGGTGGATAGAGCGCAAGGCTTGCAGCAAGGTGGCCGTTCATCTCCTGGTCACTTTCTTCGTCATGTGCATCGCTAAGGCCCTCGGCATCATCCACACCACAAAG GCTGGTCTGTACTACTCCATACTGTTGGACCGGTGCATGTACCAGCTGCGCTTCGTTCTCATCCTGCTTCTGGCGCTGGGACTTCTCGTCGTGTATG tgaagCAGAACTTTGCTCTGTTAGAGCGAGTGATGATGGCCTTCTGGTTTGGCTCCTCCGCCCTCACGTGTGCC GGCCTGTGGTTCTACACGTTGATGAACAGTGAGGATGGAGGGTTCCTATACCCAACCACTGAGAAGTCCAAGTTCTCGAAACAATGGAACATCGTCGGATGGGCCATCGCTGCTCTCCCCTTCATCGGGATCCCAATCGGGGCTCTACATGCCTGCTACTCCGCTTGCGGCTCTGGCGCTCCG GTGTGCAGCAAGCTGTGTTGCGGCATCACGGAGCGCGTCAGGGAGCACCAGTTTGACCagctaccccctccccctccccccgagcCCACCGCTCCCCCCTACATGTACACCTACATGGACAACGCCTACCCCTTGGACGACACGTACAAGATGGAGTACGACCCGCCCGAGACGGAGCCCCTGCGCCCTCACAACAGCCAGACTCGCATCTGA